TCGATCGAGATCCTCAGACCAAGGCGCTTTATTTTAAACTATTAGCTTTACAAAGTCAAATGCAGGGTTTAGAAGCACCTCCTAGTCAAATAACTGTAGGAGAAATGACAGAGCAAGTATTCCAAGCTCTAGATCGTCAACATCATCAGCGCAGACTAGTTTTAAGTGGAAGTGCGATCGCTGTATCTTGTCTAGCTACCATAACAGGCTTAATCTTCGGAATTACGTCTCCAGGCTTAAAAGTAGCTCAGTCTCCCAACTCAGGCGAAAATCTCTCTGATAATGTCATGTTAGCTGTAGCTCTAAACAAGCCTACCATTAACATTCCTAAGTCAGTAGATGGTTACAGTACCCAATAGCCAAACTCGCTCAAAAATCAAATCTAGCTATTTGAATTCAAAAGGAATTTCTAGTTCCAACACAATTTCATTATTATTATTGGACATAACAGAAGAATAATAGCGATCGCTGTCTATGCCGACAAAATAAGTTGTCTGATCGGCTTGAGCTTGAAAAACACTGCCCCGAACAACAGCTTCAGCAGGAACCAAGATATTATTGGCATTCGCCTTAGATTGACGATAATAGTAAAATTTGTTGCCCAACTGGCAAATATTTATGTGATGGTTTTCTGTTTCAAAACCATATACTTTTTGATAAGCAGTATTAATATTGCTACATTCAGCTTTCGTGACTATACTGTCAGCAACATCAGATGATTGTCCACTCCAAAAATAGGAAGTTATCAGCAACAATAAAGTATTTTGTTTGCACCAATTAATCATGGCAAAGCTAAGTGTTTTAAAATGTAAAAATATTTTAAGATTTATTAAATAATTGAAAAAATATTCTGATACATTATCAACATTATTTAAGAAGAAAATTATCAGTTATTTGTCTGATTATATTTCCTCAGCTTAAACTTAAAGAGTTAAGAGTTGGACAACGCCACAATATTGTAAAGATAATTGTATAAGTCCAGTCAGTTACTAGTTCGATTAGCGCTAAAGAATCAATTGGATTAATTCAGCGTAGAGAATTTTAACAAAAGGCTGTTGGGAAACCAGTATGCTAAACGTAAAAATTCTTAATAACAATTGTCATTAATTCGGTTTACGCTAACAAACTAGGTAGTTTTTTGAATCTTTGGTTACAGAATAAGATTTAGTACGTTAATCATAAAAATAAGGAATTTAGTATGAGCGTTAATTTAGCCACAATGTTGCGCGAGGGGACAAAAAAGTCTCACACCATGGCAGAAAACGTTGGTTTTGTAAAATGTTTTCTCAAAGGAGTAGTTGAAAAAAAATCTTATCGCAAGCTAGTGACTAGTCTTTATTTCGTCTATTCCGCCATGGAAGAAGAGATGGAACGACTAAAAGACCATCCAGTATTGTCTAAAATTTATTTTTCTGAACTTAACCGTAAACAAAGTTTGGAACAAGATTTGCATTTTTATTATGGTGCTAACTGGCGCGAAGAAGCAAAAAACACCAAAGCAGGTAAAGCTTACGTGGCACGCATTCGCGAAATAGCTCAGACTGAACCCGAATTACTAGTCGCTCATTGCTATACTCGCTACTTGGGTGACTTGTCTGGGGGACAAATTTTGAAGAAGATTTCTCAAAGAGCCATGAATCTTACCGACGGTGAGGGAACAGCTTTTTATGAATTTCATGATATTGCCGATGAGAAAGCTTTTAAAAACAAGTATCGTGCAGCAATGGATGAGCTACCTATCGATCAGGCTACCGCCGAGAAAATTGTTGATGAAGCTAATGCAGCTTTTGGCAAAAACATGGAATTGTTCCAAGAACTTGAAGGTAACTTGGTTAAGGCGATCGGCGTAATGCTGTTTAATACTTTAACTCGTCGCCGTACTCGTGGCAGCACAGAATTAGCTACTGCTGAGTAAATGATCGAGTAAATGATAAATGGGTGGATAAAATCAAATATAAGATGCTTAAATCACTGATTTATCAGTAAAACTAGAGATATCAAAGCTAATTACTACACTCTAGCTTTAAGTTACACAAAGATTAATATAGACAAAAACAATCCTGAAAGTTGGGTTGCGGTTAGAACTAGGTTTAGACTTAGCTTAATCGCTTACTGACTCTCAGGATTGTCTGCTTTTGAGGCAAATTATGGAATTTGAGACTTTTTTATACTTTTATGCTTTAGGGAGATTGTTGCTGGCGTAAGTATCTAAAGAAAAAGCAGGGATGCGCTCGCCATAATCAGTATCTTGTCCTGTAAATGATTTGGCTAGTAGTTCAAAGGATTCAGATTTTAGGTTGCGCTCATGAATGGGCTTAGTTTGTTCTCCGCGAAAATAAGCTTGAGTACCAATCACTGCTGCTGCTGTCCAACCAATCAAGATTACGGCAATTAATAGGGTTATCATAACTGACCTCTACTTTGTTATTTTTTTAAGTTTTTTATCCTTATGTAAAATAATGTAACAAAAACTTGATTTATAAACAAGATGCAACAATTACGGTTTTCACTACCAATATTAATTCCAGCTAACATCGGCGATCGCTTCGGTGACAGTTGAAGGGTTGATGTTAGCCATAAGCTCTAGTCTTTTTAGGTAGTTTCTCCGCTTTGTTGGTAATTCAACGAGATTGACTGTTTGGCAGGCTAGCGGTTTTGTAAAATTGCTTTCATAACTGCTTTTGATCTTTCAATTTCTTCTGAAGAAGGTGCTGTTTGTTGCCAACTAGAACGTTGATTTAAATTTTCAAGCCATTTAGTTACTTTAGGATATGGTTCTAAACTAATTCCGAGATTAGGAATTGCTGCGACTGCTGTTCCTGCGACGATATCGGCATAGGTTAATTTTTCTTGGACAAAATAAGCTCGATCTTTTGGTAAACTAACTTCAAAATATTGCAATACTGTCGCCATACTTTGTCTAGCTTGTTTAATTTTCTGCTCTTCAACTGCTATGTCTAACATTTCTTTCATCAACACAATCGAAGCAGGTGGCAGTTCATTTATGGTTATTAATTCAATCATGCGTACCTTAGCTATATCCTCAGCATTGGCAGGCATAAAAGAAGGATCGGGAAATTTAGCTTCGAGATAATCTAAGATTGCTAAAGACTCAAAAATTTTGAAGTTTCGATCTATTAAGACGGGAATATGATGAAAAGGATTAAGTTCCAAAAAATCTGGCTGGAACTGATCGCCATTGAGTTTTAATAAAATTGGTTCAAACTCTAGTTTTTTTTCTAATAGAGTTACCCAAACTCGACGGGCATTGATTGAAAGACGAGAATAGTAAAATTTCAGCATGATTAAAACCTCATAATTACGACCAAAACTTTTCATTTACAATTTACAGCAATTGAAGCAAAGAGGAGGCGCTGAAAAATTAATCATTGCTCGACGCTATGATTTGATACGCTGCTTTTCAATCTCGTTCCAAATCAGCTTGGCAGCACCCAACATTCCTGCTTGATTACCCAACTGAGCAGGAATCAACTGTAGACCAACACGAGAAGGAGAAACCACTCGTTGCTTAATTTCAGCTAAAGTACTGGTAAGAAAAAATTCACAGCTAGCACTAATTCCCCCGCCAATAATTATCGCTTCAGGGGTGAGTATGTACACTAAGCTAGCCAGTCCTGCTCCCAAAACTCTGCCATAGTCCTGCCAAAACTCAAGAGCTGCGGTGTCTCCTGCTTGAGCTAACCATCCTATTTCTGCGGGTTCTTTGCCTGTTCGACGCTGAATTGCGCCAATCGAAGCATACTGCTCCAATGAACCTTGGTTACCACTACGACAGGGATAACCATCAGGATTTAAGGTAATTAAACCCAATTCCCCTGCTGCACCGTCGCGACCTGTAAACAATTTACCGTCGATAAAAATTCCCCCGCCGACACCAGTTCCCAAAGTTAATAAAATAAAATCTTTAAATGCTCTACCTGCACCTAACCAAGCTTCGCCGATCGCCGCACAGTTAGCATCATTTTCTAAGACAGTAGGCAATCCTGTCTGCGCTTCCAGCCAGTCAGCAACGGGAATATTGTCCCAACCAGGTAGATTGATTGATTTTCTGGCAATACGTCGGGCTTTATCTGTAGGGCCAGGCATCCCTAACCCGATCGCCCTACAGGTATAATTTAGATTAAGTTGTTTAACTCCTTGAGCGATCGCCTTTACTACAGCTTGTGGATTAGCAGGTTGAGGAGTAGTCAGAGAAATCGTTTCCAGACAAGTGCCATCCTCTAAAAAACGCCCCAGCTTAATCGCTGTTCCCCCCAAATCTATGCCGATTACCTGCTCGATCATTTGATTAATATTTATCTCAGTTAACTTAATAGTTAGTTGTACAGCTTTTTCGGGCAAGATTAAACTATGAACGATTAGTACTTAATTGTCTATAAATATCTAAATAGTTGAGTTGTTAGACAACGAATTACCTTTAGGAGTTAATTGTTAACTATGAAACCTTTAAGTGTGGGAAATATTGTTAGTGCTGGGTTAAGAATTTATCGTGATAATTTTAAAAACTATTTCAAGTCGGCATTTTTAGGCTATTTGTGGATTCTTGTCCCAGTTTATGGCTGGGCAAAATATTCAGCTATGATGGGCATGATTGCCCGTTTAGCATATCAAGAAGTTGCCGAACAGCCAGAAACAATCACAGAAGCACAACGTCATGTCAAGCGAAGAATGTGGGATTTTTTGGTTGCGGGTATATTTGTCGGTCTAATCATATTTGTCGCCATTATTCCCTTTTCCATCATTGCGGGTATTGTAGGTGCGTTAGCAGGTTTTGTGCTGGATCGAGATTCGGCAATTGGCATGATAGCGGGTATCTTATTGATTATTGTTGCTCTACTGTTATTTATATTTGGCTTGTTATGGCTTATTTCTCGGTTATTTCTGGTGGAATTGCCTTTGGCGGTAGAAGAAAATATAACTGCTACTAGTACCATTCGTAGAAGCTGGGACTTAACTAAAGGTTCTGTTGGTCGAATTCAATTAGTCGTATTAATTGGATTTTTAATTAGCGTGCCAATTCTATTAGTAACCAATATAGCCAGCCTAATTTTCCAAACATTGATTGGTGCAGGACTAGAGAATGCCCCCAGTCTTGCAGCTATCGGCACAATATTATACCTATTGCTAGCTTTTGCAGGAGGAGCCTTGATGATTCCTTTCTGGCAGGCAATTAAGGCTGTGGTTTATTACGATCTGCGTATCCGTCGTGAAGGTCTAGGCATGAACTTAAGAAAATAAATTATTGGTTTAAATTACTGGTTTAGTTTTCCTCTTCTCGCTCTTTTTCGAGCTTATCTAACTTAAAGGTAGGCGGTAATGCTTCTGGTTGAGGAGGATTAAGTCTGATTTGCCAAATTTTAATTTCTTTTTGGGCGGGAGTATAGCTGTCTGTACCAGAAGGGACTTGTTGGGCGATCGCGATCGCTCTTTCTAGAGAATCATCCGAAGCCTGTCTGGCAATAGCCAAGATTTGCGCCGACCATTCGTTGATATCCTGCACCATTTGAAAACCAACTGAACTTCTAGTGGAGGCTTGCCTAGCAATTCTAATCGCTCTGGCTAGATCTTCTGGCGTACCTTGACTAGCTAGTTCTGTAGCTTCTCGTAAATATCTTTGTCCGTCTATTTCCCGTTGCCAAGTGGCAATTTCAGTTTGAGCTTCCGAGTATAACGATCGACCAGAACCAATCCTTTTAGCTGCGGCAATGGCAGCAGGATAATTATTAGCATTAGCGAAAGATTGCGCTTCATCCAGAATAGGTCGATCTTCAACCCGCTCAATATTAGCGCGCCAAGATCTAACATCTCTTTGAGCTTCATCGTATAGAGGGCTATTGCTCGCAATCAATCTTGCTTCAGCGATCGCTCTACGCCAAGCACTAATACTGTTGCCATAGGATAGTTCTCTGGCTCGGCTTAAAATGGGTTGATCTTCAATCGTCTGGATTTGTCCACGCCAATCGGATATTTCTCGACGCGCATCACCATAGCGAGGATTACCGCTAGGAATCAATTCTGCTTCGGCGATCGCCTCCCTAAGATTAGAGATCGTGCCTACTCTGGCTAAATCTCTTGCTTGAGACAGATGAACAATATCTTTAGTTTCCAGCTGCCAACGATTTGTTAAAGTTTGTCTTAGCTGATAATATTCACTCTTCTTGTCTATTTTTTTAATTTCTTCAATTGCTTCTTCCATGCCAAATACCGTATCCAGTTTGGCGCTAGAACCCGCATTGGCTAAAATCTGCCAATCTTGACGACGCTTTTCTAGTTTGAGGCTTTTGGGAATACGACCTGTTACCTGAAGTAATTCTTGCCATTGTCTTTGCTCAATTAGTTGTTCAATAATAGCAACGAGCTTTTCTTTACCTTGAGCAATCACTGCTTGAGCTTGTTGATAGGCATAGCTGTTTGGCTTAATATTATCGGCTTTATCAATTGCTAAGAGCAGCTCGTCAATGTTGCCATTGGAAACCTGAGTTTGCGCTTTGGTGATGCTGGCGTTTTCTTCTTGAGCAATGTTAATGTGATCGACGCTCTCTTCATATTTTGTCGTTGCCCAATATTCATTCGAGCTATCAGTCAGACGAACCGCCCAGGTAAAGGCACCGTTCCAATCAGCTTCCCGCAGCTTTTGCTCTACCTGTTGATAAATTTCCTCTGCTTCTGACCAAATTGATTTCCACTCAGTAATTTTCGTTTCTACGATTTTCTGTGCCGAGACATTATTGGGAATTCTTCTGGCAGTGGCGATCGCTGTATCTAATTTTCCTGACTGAAACTGAGCTTCTCCCAGTTCCAGAATTGAAGTTGCCCAGCGATCGATATTGCGGTCAATTTCTGGTCTGAGGGGATGGTCTTTTGGTAAACTTGCCACTAATCTAATGGCTGAGAGCAAACCTTCAAGTTCTTTATCTTCAGCAGCGGATTGAGCGCAGTAAAGGCGCACTGATGCTGAAGCAAACGGCCAAAAGACTCGATCGCAGCTTTGGGTCTTAGGTAGCTTTAAAAGCATTGAGGTCGCACTGTAACCAATGACCCCAGAACACAACACCAGCAAAATACCCCAAAGTTGCCAGATCTGCCATAACTGTCTTTTTGGGCGCTGAACTTGAACAGTTGATTGACGAGCTGTATGACTAGAAGTTTGAGCAGTCACTGGAATCAAAACATTCTCGGAAAAATCTGGCAGATTGTTTTTCAAATCCGATCGTCGCAATTTTTCACTATTTGCTTTACGCTCTGAGTCTTTGCCTGCTGCATCTGAGCCAGAGTTTTGTGGTTCTTGATTTATCGCCATAAATTATCTGAATGTGATGCCAGTAACTTTCTGTTTGATTTAGCCATCGCGACGGTTAAATCGTAACTCATCTTATCATCTGATTTTGTTGAGTATATATCGTGAATGCATCAAGTCAATGAAGTTTTACTTAAGGAAATATTTCAAGCTCTGTGGTTTGGGCCATAGAAGCAATTGATTCGATCATTACAGTTTTTTACACCCAACTTGTACTTGGCTTTTAAATGATCAACTGATTGTAAGAGTAATTTTCTTCAATCCACAACTTTTAGACTGACTTTTATTCGCTTTTTAAGTCAGCGATCAATTGAGTTAGTTGAGTTTCATCAGCTTGATAGACTTCACCACAAAACTGACAGATTGCTTCTGCACCCTCGTCTTTTTCGATCATATCCTGTAGCTCCGCTGCTCCCAGCATTTTGAGTGCGCCCAATACTCTTTTCCAGGAACAGCCACAGTAAAAACTGACGGGATGAGATTCAGGAAAGATAAATAAATTTAAATCCCCCAATAACTCCCGCATCATTTCTTGCAGACTTTTACCCGCCTGTAATAAGGGCGTAAATCCCGATAGTTGAGATACACGCGACTCTAGTAGTTCAACCAAAGATTGATCTCTGGCTGCCTTGGGCATAATTTGGAGTAGGATCCCCCCAGCTGCGGTAACGCCCATATCGCCTACAAATACCCCAACCAAAAGAGCTGAAGGGGTTTGTTCAGAAGTAACTAAATAGCTAGCAACGTCTTCTCCTACTTCACCAGAAACCAAACTCACAGTGCTGGAGTAGGGCTGCCCGTAACCCACATCTCGAACTACATGTAAATAGCCATTGTGACCTACTGCTTTACCTACATCTAGCTTACCACGGTCATTTGGCGGCAGTTCAACACTGGGATTCTGAACGTAGCCCCGTACCGTACCATCCAATCCTGCATCAGCTAAAATTGTTCCTAATGGGCCGTCGCCTTTGACGTGAATATTGACTCTAGAGCCTTCCTTTTTCATGCTCGAAGCTAACAATAACCCTGATGCCATCGATCTGCCTAAAGCGGCAGTAGCAACGTAGGACAGTTTATGTCTGCGTCTGGCTTCTTCAGTAAGATTAGTCGTAATTACGCCAACTGCTTTGATTCCGCCGTCTGCTGCCACGGCTCTAATTAATTTATCTGTCATGGAAATTAAAATTGATCGCTATATTGTTATTGTTATTTGTTGTCCTGTCTAAAGTTTAACTATCTGTAACTGATAATTTAAACGGCAGTAGTCAGATAAAAATCAACTAGAGAAACAAGAAAAATTGCTAGAAATGCAGTTGCTGCTTTCTACTTGCTTTGTCGTCTGACGGTAATTTCAGCGAAAGCTATGATTATGCTAGCGCGAGAAAGATACTTTTTTCAAATTCTAGTTTAATAGTTAGTTTTTAAAGTTTTTTTTGACCGCACTAACTATCAATCTTGAGCCAGAAATTATAGTCTTGATAATTTTATTTTAGTTAATTTTTAGTGATTAAATAAGGTTTGATTAGTTGTCTCTATTCAATGTTAAGATTAAGAATAAGTTAATAATATTAACAAGTAGCATTTGCTTCATCTGAATTAAAAAAATAAAGCTGCTTTTTAATCAGACTAAAATTGATATTTATAATGGCTAACCATAGTTTATGATTTGCGGTCGTTTTGCTTGTCTTATTATTTATTTTACATTATTTGGTTTTAACCCTGGGTACAGTTGGGCAGCAAAATCAAGTTTATCAAACACAAACATGATTAAAGAAAAAACGCTGCTTAATCAAAATGCAATTAATAGTCTAGAACAAAATTATTCTCAGGTTCAATCTACTCCAGCAAAAATAGCTAGTCCCTGGTTGCAATCAAAGCTAACTGAAAAAGCGATCGCTCAAAACCGTTCCCTCAATCCAAAGCCACCAACGGAAAATGAGCGCCTTTGGTCTTTGGGGGGAATGGCTCTTACCTCGACAATTGCGCTGTTTTTAATCTGGACTCTGTTTAGTAAGCCCAAGCAAAAAGAAACTTTCATAGATTTATCTTCTGCCAACAAGCAATCCAACTGGAGTAAGGTTGCGGGATTATCTACCGAAACATCAGCAGCTCAATCTTATTCGAGAAAAAATGATTTGCTCCAAGACGTAGTGGTCACAAAATTAGATCCAGATACACCTGTTGAGAATACTTGGGAAGTAAAAAAATCAGCAGTCC
The sequence above is a segment of the Pleurocapsa minor HA4230-MV1 genome. Coding sequences within it:
- a CDS encoding zf-HC2 domain-containing protein, yielding MTSKFEDLKQDKSMASLNKMELPSDSFELLSAYLDGELSPTERHQVQTWIDRDPQTKALYFKLLALQSQMQGLEAPPSQITVGEMTEQVFQALDRQHHQRRLVLSGSAIAVSCLATITGLIFGITSPGLKVAQSPNSGENLSDNVMLAVALNKPTINIPKSVDGYSTQ
- a CDS encoding heme oxygenase (biliverdin-producing), whose translation is MSVNLATMLREGTKKSHTMAENVGFVKCFLKGVVEKKSYRKLVTSLYFVYSAMEEEMERLKDHPVLSKIYFSELNRKQSLEQDLHFYYGANWREEAKNTKAGKAYVARIREIAQTEPELLVAHCYTRYLGDLSGGQILKKISQRAMNLTDGEGTAFYEFHDIADEKAFKNKYRAAMDELPIDQATAEKIVDEANAAFGKNMELFQELEGNLVKAIGVMLFNTLTRRRTRGSTELATAE
- a CDS encoding glutathione S-transferase family protein, giving the protein MLKFYYSRLSINARRVWVTLLEKKLEFEPILLKLNGDQFQPDFLELNPFHHIPVLIDRNFKIFESLAILDYLEAKFPDPSFMPANAEDIAKVRMIELITINELPPASIVLMKEMLDIAVEEQKIKQARQSMATVLQYFEVSLPKDRAYFVQEKLTYADIVAGTAVAAIPNLGISLEPYPKVTKWLENLNQRSSWQQTAPSSEEIERSKAVMKAILQNR
- a CDS encoding ROK family protein; the encoded protein is MNQMIEQVIGIDLGGTAIKLGRFLEDGTCLETISLTTPQPANPQAVVKAIAQGVKQLNLNYTCRAIGLGMPGPTDKARRIARKSINLPGWDNIPVADWLEAQTGLPTVLENDANCAAIGEAWLGAGRAFKDFILLTLGTGVGGGIFIDGKLFTGRDGAAGELGLITLNPDGYPCRSGNQGSLEQYASIGAIQRRTGKEPAEIGWLAQAGDTAALEFWQDYGRVLGAGLASLVYILTPEAIIIGGGISASCEFFLTSTLAEIKQRVVSPSRVGLQLIPAQLGNQAGMLGAAKLIWNEIEKQRIKS
- a CDS encoding DUF975 domain-containing protein, coding for MKPLSVGNIVSAGLRIYRDNFKNYFKSAFLGYLWILVPVYGWAKYSAMMGMIARLAYQEVAEQPETITEAQRHVKRRMWDFLVAGIFVGLIIFVAIIPFSIIAGIVGALAGFVLDRDSAIGMIAGILLIIVALLLFIFGLLWLISRLFLVELPLAVEENITATSTIRRSWDLTKGSVGRIQLVVLIGFLISVPILLVTNIASLIFQTLIGAGLENAPSLAAIGTILYLLLAFAGGALMIPFWQAIKAVVYYDLRIRREGLGMNLRK
- a CDS encoding chromosome segregation ATPase, yielding MAINQEPQNSGSDAAGKDSERKANSEKLRRSDLKNNLPDFSENVLIPVTAQTSSHTARQSTVQVQRPKRQLWQIWQLWGILLVLCSGVIGYSATSMLLKLPKTQSCDRVFWPFASASVRLYCAQSAAEDKELEGLLSAIRLVASLPKDHPLRPEIDRNIDRWATSILELGEAQFQSGKLDTAIATARRIPNNVSAQKIVETKITEWKSIWSEAEEIYQQVEQKLREADWNGAFTWAVRLTDSSNEYWATTKYEESVDHINIAQEENASITKAQTQVSNGNIDELLLAIDKADNIKPNSYAYQQAQAVIAQGKEKLVAIIEQLIEQRQWQELLQVTGRIPKSLKLEKRRQDWQILANAGSSAKLDTVFGMEEAIEEIKKIDKKSEYYQLRQTLTNRWQLETKDIVHLSQARDLARVGTISNLREAIAEAELIPSGNPRYGDARREISDWRGQIQTIEDQPILSRARELSYGNSISAWRRAIAEARLIASNSPLYDEAQRDVRSWRANIERVEDRPILDEAQSFANANNYPAAIAAAKRIGSGRSLYSEAQTEIATWQREIDGQRYLREATELASQGTPEDLARAIRIARQASTRSSVGFQMVQDINEWSAQILAIARQASDDSLERAIAIAQQVPSGTDSYTPAQKEIKIWQIRLNPPQPEALPPTFKLDKLEKEREEEN
- the hslO gene encoding Hsp33 family molecular chaperone HslO, which gives rise to MTDKLIRAVAADGGIKAVGVITTNLTEEARRRHKLSYVATAALGRSMASGLLLASSMKKEGSRVNIHVKGDGPLGTILADAGLDGTVRGYVQNPSVELPPNDRGKLDVGKAVGHNGYLHVVRDVGYGQPYSSTVSLVSGEVGEDVASYLVTSEQTPSALLVGVFVGDMGVTAAGGILLQIMPKAARDQSLVELLESRVSQLSGFTPLLQAGKSLQEMMRELLGDLNLFIFPESHPVSFYCGCSWKRVLGALKMLGAAELQDMIEKDEGAEAICQFCGEVYQADETQLTQLIADLKSE